The Acidobacteriota bacterium genome includes a window with the following:
- a CDS encoding zinc metallopeptidase, with product MTLFYLIAGAVLVFSLVVRNRMQATYRRWSTVRSVTGMAGGRVARTILDANGLQSVPVEPVQGKLTDHYDPKHDRLRLSKGNFVGNSVAATAVSAHECGHALQDASEYGPLALRSAMVPMANAGARFGLPLAIFGSFLGSSMMVLFGVLGYLGAILVHFMTLPVEFNASKRALHQLDSLGLVSEDGHEGARQVLRAASMTYVAGVASSAGYIVYLLFIGGRALFGRREPSLPEPM from the coding sequence ATGACCCTTTTCTATTTGATCGCAGGCGCTGTGCTGGTCTTCTCACTCGTTGTTCGCAACCGGATGCAGGCCACCTATCGGCGCTGGAGCACGGTCCGCAGCGTCACCGGCATGGCGGGTGGGCGGGTGGCCCGAACCATCCTCGATGCGAACGGCCTGCAAAGTGTGCCGGTGGAGCCCGTCCAGGGCAAGCTCACCGACCACTACGATCCGAAGCACGACAGGCTCCGGCTATCCAAGGGCAATTTTGTCGGCAATAGCGTCGCCGCAACTGCGGTGTCGGCGCACGAGTGTGGCCACGCGTTACAGGACGCGTCAGAATACGGGCCGCTTGCCCTGAGGTCAGCGATGGTGCCGATGGCAAATGCCGGCGCGCGGTTCGGACTCCCGCTGGCCATCTTCGGCTCGTTCCTGGGCTCCTCGATGATGGTCCTGTTCGGTGTGCTGGGTTACCTGGGAGCTATCCTGGTGCACTTCATGACGCTGCCGGTTGAGTTCAACGCCTCGAAAAGGGCGCTCCATCAGCTCGATAGCCTCGGACTGGTGTCCGAGGATGGCCACGAAGGCGCGCGTCAGGTGCTCCGCGCTGCATCGATGACCTACGTGGCGGGGGTTGCCTCGTCGGCCGGCTACATCGTCTATCTGCTGTTCATCGGCGGGCGAGCGCTCTTCGGGCGGCGCGAGCCGTCGCTGCCCGAGCCCATGTGA
- the cls gene encoding cardiolipin synthase, whose protein sequence is MTDSGNGSGNPDMISRGQPVWRRISWIIIAALAISVISSAGVIAADRSISAGSHRLGHGAFLADEDSGEGAWGNLRAIGLWVLAIFEIIGIISAVEAIMSTRTAPGAIAWSLSLLTMPIIAVPAYWVLGRSKFEGYLEARREHQAEFDDLVERVRASMDSSVVEFETRTPAFDALRGLSNMRLTRGNKAQLLVDGEATFDSIIDGIGKAEKYVLVQFYIVHDDGLGRRLKNAMIERAKAGLEVVLLYDEVGSDIPRAYRNELRDAGAKVSAFNTTQGRQNKFQLNFRNHRKIVVVDGKTAWIGGHNVGDEYLGLDPVLTPWRDTHVRVDGPAAIQAQAVVASDWYWAQREILELSWEPQEAAGSDVIATTVPTGPADPLETAGMFFVHALNTAKDRIWITAPYFVPDDAIIKAMMLATLRGVEVKILVPGQADSMPVQMASYYYMELLEESKVKFYSHAPGFMHQKVMLIDDEVSVIGTHNFDNRSFRLNFEVAALFYDKEFTKVVEAMFEDDLAHCTPIDPSTFGEKSWFWRFGVRLCRLMAPIM, encoded by the coding sequence ATGACGGACAGCGGAAATGGTTCAGGAAACCCTGACATGATCTCGCGCGGCCAACCAGTGTGGAGGCGGATTTCCTGGATCATTATCGCCGCGTTGGCCATCAGCGTCATCTCGTCGGCTGGCGTCATCGCAGCGGACCGGTCGATTTCGGCCGGCTCCCACCGACTCGGCCATGGTGCGTTCCTCGCCGACGAGGATTCCGGGGAAGGCGCCTGGGGCAACCTGCGCGCGATCGGGCTCTGGGTCCTCGCCATCTTCGAGATCATCGGCATCATCTCGGCCGTCGAAGCCATTATGTCCACCCGCACGGCCCCCGGCGCCATCGCCTGGTCTCTCAGCCTTCTGACAATGCCGATCATTGCAGTGCCGGCCTACTGGGTCCTCGGGCGCAGCAAGTTCGAGGGCTATCTCGAGGCTCGGCGGGAGCACCAGGCGGAGTTCGATGATCTCGTCGAGCGCGTTCGAGCGAGCATGGATTCCTCCGTTGTCGAGTTCGAAACCCGCACCCCCGCCTTCGACGCGCTGCGGGGTCTCTCCAACATGCGCCTGACCCGCGGCAACAAGGCCCAGCTTCTGGTGGATGGAGAGGCAACCTTCGACAGTATCATCGACGGGATCGGCAAGGCCGAAAAATACGTGCTCGTCCAGTTCTACATCGTGCACGACGACGGCCTCGGACGACGCCTCAAGAACGCGATGATCGAGCGGGCGAAGGCGGGACTCGAGGTGGTCCTCCTGTACGACGAGGTCGGCAGCGATATCCCCAGGGCCTACCGAAACGAACTGCGGGACGCCGGGGCCAAGGTCTCGGCGTTCAACACCACCCAGGGGCGCCAGAACAAGTTCCAACTCAACTTCCGCAACCACCGCAAGATCGTCGTGGTTGACGGCAAGACGGCGTGGATCGGCGGGCACAACGTCGGCGATGAGTACCTCGGACTCGACCCGGTTCTGACCCCGTGGCGCGATACCCACGTTCGCGTGGACGGGCCGGCTGCGATCCAGGCTCAGGCGGTTGTCGCCTCCGATTGGTACTGGGCGCAACGGGAGATCCTCGAGCTGAGCTGGGAGCCGCAGGAGGCAGCCGGCTCCGACGTCATAGCGACCACGGTCCCGACCGGTCCCGCCGATCCGCTCGAGACCGCGGGGATGTTCTTCGTGCACGCGCTCAACACGGCCAAGGACCGCATCTGGATCACTGCGCCCTACTTCGTTCCGGACGACGCGATCATCAAGGCAATGATGCTCGCGACCTTGCGCGGCGTCGAGGTGAAGATTCTCGTCCCGGGACAGGCCGACAGTATGCCGGTGCAGATGGCGTCCTACTACTACATGGAGCTGCTCGAGGAGTCGAAGGTCAAGTTCTACTCGCACGCGCCCGGGTTCATGCACCAGAAGGTCATGCTGATCGACGACGAGGTCTCGGTCATCGGCACCCACAACTTCGACAACCGGTCCTTCCGGCTCAATTTCGAGGTCGCGGCGCTTTTTTACGACAAGGAGTTCACCAAGGTGGTCGAAGCCATGTTCGAGGACGACCTCGCACACTGCACGCCCATCGACCCCTCCACCTTCGGCGAAAAGTCGTGGTTCTGGCGCTTCGGCGTGCGCCTCTGCCGCCTGATGGCGCCGATCATGTAG
- a CDS encoding VOC family protein: MRLTALSLSILVVVLTAGCATQLPEVPPISESGTYIPGKVVWHDLVTPDLGGAKAYYGQLFGWTFENVDDNYALIRDRGELIGGMAEVKSHDSYSYWIPLVSVTDVDRAVATTTAAGGQRIVKPFDVPGRGRVAVLEDPQGATFAVVRSAQGDPSDREATVNRWLWHEVWSDDVDRSAAFYSSLAAYSNAHTEIRDVDYRYLESGGEPRVGLLKKGDPEIGTTWVSYVRVADVAATVAKVRALGGVVLMEPRDDLRHGSVAIIADPKGAGLVVQEVER; encoded by the coding sequence ATGCGACTGACAGCGCTTTCTCTGTCGATACTGGTGGTGGTTCTCACGGCTGGTTGCGCAACCCAACTGCCGGAGGTGCCACCGATATCGGAAAGCGGCACCTATATCCCCGGCAAGGTCGTGTGGCATGACCTGGTGACACCGGACCTCGGTGGCGCCAAGGCCTACTACGGCCAACTCTTCGGCTGGACCTTTGAAAATGTCGACGACAACTACGCGCTGATTCGAGACCGTGGCGAGCTGATTGGCGGGATGGCCGAGGTGAAATCCCACGACAGTTACAGTTACTGGATACCGTTGGTATCGGTGACGGATGTCGACCGGGCGGTGGCGACGACCACGGCCGCCGGCGGTCAGCGCATCGTGAAGCCATTTGACGTCCCGGGGCGCGGCCGGGTTGCGGTGCTCGAGGATCCTCAGGGAGCGACTTTTGCAGTCGTTCGCAGTGCTCAAGGCGATCCGTCGGACCGCGAGGCGACCGTCAACCGCTGGTTATGGCACGAGGTGTGGAGCGACGACGTAGATCGGTCGGCCGCGTTTTACAGCTCCCTGGCCGCGTATTCGAACGCGCACACAGAAATTCGCGATGTGGACTACCGCTACCTCGAGAGCGGTGGCGAGCCGCGGGTTGGGCTGCTGAAGAAGGGCGATCCCGAGATCGGCACCACTTGGGTTTCGTACGTGCGTGTGGCGGATGTCGCCGCGACTGTGGCCAAGGTACGTGCGCTCGGTGGCGTGGTGCTCATGGAGCCGCGTGATGACCTGCGCCACGGCTCAGTTGCGATCATCGCGGACCCGAAGGGCGCAGGACTCGTGGTGCAGGAGGTAGAGAGATGA
- a CDS encoding OmpA family protein, producing MKKAVIVLVVVSLTMVGCASMNNQQKGAAIGAAGGAAVGAALGGGVWGVLAGAAVGGVAGNAIGKKMDQQAKELEQAVPTAEVKRVSEGINMTFDSSMMFEINSADLKPGYKDDLAAAAGVFNKYADTNLLIEGHTDNTGTDAINNPLSEKRAKAVSSFLKTQGVAASRLQEKWYGSSMPKYPNDTPENQAKNRRVEIGIWANEDMIADAQDGTLD from the coding sequence ATGAAAAAGGCAGTCATTGTTCTGGTAGTGGTGAGCTTGACCATGGTGGGTTGTGCGAGCATGAACAATCAGCAGAAGGGTGCGGCGATCGGCGCGGCCGGTGGAGCGGCGGTCGGCGCGGCGCTCGGGGGCGGCGTCTGGGGTGTCCTGGCCGGCGCGGCGGTCGGCGGCGTGGCAGGCAACGCGATCGGCAAGAAGATGGACCAGCAGGCCAAAGAGCTCGAGCAGGCGGTGCCGACCGCTGAGGTCAAGCGCGTCAGCGAGGGCATCAACATGACCTTCGATTCGAGCATGATGTTCGAGATCAACTCGGCCGATCTGAAACCCGGCTACAAGGATGATCTCGCGGCGGCTGCTGGGGTGTTCAACAAGTACGCCGACACCAACCTGCTGATCGAGGGGCACACGGACAACACCGGCACCGACGCGATCAACAATCCGTTGTCGGAGAAACGAGCGAAGGCGGTGAGCTCCTTCCTCAAGACACAGGGCGTGGCGGCATCCCGCTTACAGGAGAAATGGTACGGATCGTCAATGCCCAAATATCCGAACGACACACCTGAAAACCAGGCCAAGAACCGGCGGGTGGAGATTGGTATCTGGGCCAACGAGGACATGATCGCCGACGCACAGGACGGAACACTCGATTAG
- a CDS encoding DUF748 domain-containing protein codes for MDKLSDWFKSWKLVSWRSAVVAAIVIYGLVGFFVVPVVVKKIIVKVADERVGRKVTVGDVSCNPFALSLTVRDFSMPDRPGSTFVSFDEFYANAQISSLFRWAATLKELRVVNPYVGVRRFPDGGVNVLELKEDIEARMPPDDDPEEKGGLPRVLLQHILVTGSAIDVEDYAREEPLEWKFGPAEFELHDISTIPEREGVDELLIGLERGGEIGTTGSVVLEPLGLAGTVHVDSIFLEHTWPALQPFFEFDVTDGIFGGRFSYSVFLGEDGPHAVIDDANTLVENIEIKAGTKNETVLTVASVTTSGVRVEWPEARVRGTSIVVDGAVAYQWIRPDGTPSWDKLVPKETQEKVVEIYREVEEAFPWDIALDLFEVKNSTARVEDRTFPEPLQIVVKDANFTLADVSTGPGRTWPLAASATFTGDAVAKADGFVGTGPMGVNAEVGVENLDLSKLQPYLERIAPIELRSGRVAVSGSARAGGGGEGEPTASFTGDVTISEFDVGETLLGSTMLQWERVDTGGISATVGPMSLEIASIDVHDAGVEIVMSEDGKINVFEVMAAMSEAEGPEEGTAEQAEGEEEEEEGALPPLVVDTITLHGCSATVTDQGLTPAFSLAVDPVDGTITGLTTTKVVGAKLDLEGSVKTGGTVTVEGEMDLLDPKRLTDLAITVRQTDLPPMSPMSVKFVGHPIDEGAVNLGFDYEIVSSELAGANKIVTTDLAFGDKVEGEGKIKLPVKLGVSLLTDKNGQITLEFPIEGNLDDPGFLIASALGSAASEMVGELIKSPFRLLGKLGGGSGDEDLGFVAFSSGSAELDQAATDRLTILASGAAQRPALVLLVEGAWDAEADALGLKEAAFESRMAEVEASREVYESMYLEIASSDSLDALRAENMTNDETTGEQVLDETSYYRSLREAMIEAQPVDQAAITALADARAEAIRSFLVDEQHIDPARVRIVDPVAVEESPDDGWVRCRLDVDAGS; via the coding sequence ATGGATAAGTTGTCGGACTGGTTCAAATCGTGGAAGCTCGTGAGCTGGCGCTCGGCGGTTGTAGCGGCGATCGTCATCTACGGGCTGGTCGGCTTTTTCGTGGTGCCGGTGGTGGTCAAGAAGATCATCGTCAAGGTCGCCGATGAGCGCGTCGGGCGGAAGGTGACGGTCGGGGACGTGAGCTGCAACCCGTTCGCGCTGTCGCTGACGGTGCGTGATTTCTCGATGCCGGACAGGCCGGGCTCGACCTTCGTCTCCTTCGACGAGTTCTATGCGAACGCCCAAATTTCGAGCCTCTTCCGGTGGGCCGCGACGCTCAAGGAACTGCGGGTCGTGAACCCTTACGTTGGAGTCCGCCGCTTTCCCGATGGTGGCGTCAATGTTCTCGAGCTCAAGGAAGACATCGAGGCGCGCATGCCGCCGGATGACGATCCGGAGGAAAAGGGCGGCCTGCCGCGGGTGCTGCTGCAGCACATCTTGGTGACCGGGTCCGCAATTGACGTCGAGGACTACGCCCGCGAGGAACCGTTGGAGTGGAAGTTCGGCCCTGCGGAGTTCGAGCTGCACGACATCAGCACGATTCCCGAGCGTGAAGGCGTGGACGAGCTTTTGATCGGCCTTGAACGCGGCGGCGAGATCGGCACGACCGGTAGCGTGGTGCTGGAGCCGCTCGGCCTTGCCGGAACTGTTCATGTCGATTCGATTTTCCTCGAACACACCTGGCCGGCCCTGCAGCCGTTTTTTGAGTTCGACGTGACGGATGGGATCTTCGGAGGTCGTTTTTCGTATTCGGTCTTCCTGGGCGAGGACGGCCCTCACGCTGTGATTGACGATGCCAACACCCTGGTCGAGAACATCGAGATCAAGGCCGGAACAAAGAACGAGACGGTCCTCACGGTGGCATCGGTCACGACCTCCGGCGTCAGAGTCGAGTGGCCGGAGGCGCGCGTACGCGGGACGTCAATCGTCGTCGACGGAGCGGTGGCGTACCAGTGGATTCGTCCTGACGGCACCCCGTCGTGGGACAAGCTGGTGCCGAAGGAGACCCAGGAGAAGGTGGTCGAGATCTACCGCGAGGTCGAGGAGGCCTTCCCGTGGGACATCGCCCTCGATCTCTTCGAGGTCAAGAATTCGACCGCGAGAGTAGAGGATCGCACCTTTCCGGAGCCGTTGCAGATAGTCGTCAAGGACGCGAACTTCACACTCGCCGACGTCTCTACCGGACCCGGCCGCACGTGGCCTCTCGCCGCTTCCGCGACCTTTACCGGTGATGCGGTGGCGAAGGCCGATGGCTTCGTCGGCACCGGTCCGATGGGCGTCAACGCGGAGGTGGGCGTCGAAAACCTCGACCTCTCCAAGCTCCAGCCCTATCTTGAGCGCATCGCACCGATCGAGCTTCGGTCGGGCCGAGTCGCAGTCAGCGGTTCGGCGCGGGCCGGCGGTGGTGGCGAAGGCGAGCCGACGGCGAGCTTCACCGGCGATGTGACCATTAGTGAATTCGATGTCGGCGAGACCCTGCTCGGCTCGACGATGCTGCAGTGGGAGCGGGTTGACACCGGCGGCATCAGCGCGACCGTGGGCCCGATGTCGCTCGAGATCGCGAGCATCGACGTGCACGACGCGGGCGTCGAGATCGTCATGTCGGAGGACGGCAAGATCAATGTCTTCGAGGTGATGGCGGCGATGTCTGAGGCAGAGGGGCCGGAGGAGGGGACGGCCGAGCAGGCTGAAGGTGAGGAGGAGGAAGAAGAAGGCGCTCTGCCGCCGCTCGTGGTTGACACCATCACGTTGCACGGTTGTTCGGCGACCGTCACCGACCAGGGCCTGACGCCGGCGTTTTCTCTCGCCGTCGATCCGGTGGACGGCACGATCACCGGCCTGACCACCACCAAGGTGGTGGGTGCGAAGCTGGACCTCGAGGGCTCGGTGAAGACCGGAGGCACGGTGACCGTCGAGGGCGAGATGGATCTCCTCGATCCGAAACGGCTCACCGACCTCGCGATCACTGTCCGCCAGACCGACCTGCCACCGATGTCACCGATGTCGGTGAAGTTCGTCGGCCACCCGATCGACGAAGGCGCGGTCAACCTCGGTTTCGACTACGAGATCGTCAGCTCGGAGCTGGCCGGCGCCAACAAGATCGTCACAACCGATCTCGCCTTCGGAGACAAGGTCGAGGGCGAGGGCAAGATCAAGCTCCCGGTCAAGCTTGGAGTCTCTCTGTTGACCGACAAAAACGGCCAGATCACTCTCGAGTTCCCGATCGAGGGCAACCTCGACGACCCCGGTTTCCTGATTGCCAGCGCGTTGGGTTCGGCGGCGAGCGAGATGGTGGGCGAGCTCATAAAATCTCCGTTCAGACTGCTCGGCAAGCTGGGTGGGGGCTCGGGTGACGAGGACCTCGGGTTCGTGGCCTTTTCGTCGGGCAGTGCGGAGCTTGACCAGGCGGCCACCGACAGGCTGACAATTCTCGCGTCGGGTGCCGCGCAGCGCCCGGCTCTGGTGCTGCTGGTCGAGGGTGCGTGGGACGCCGAGGCCGACGCCCTCGGCCTCAAGGAGGCCGCCTTCGAGTCGCGCATGGCGGAGGTGGAGGCGTCGCGCGAGGTCTATGAGTCGATGTACCTGGAGATCGCATCGAGCGATTCACTGGATGCGCTACGTGCTGAAAACATGACAAACGATGAAACGACCGGGGAGCAGGTGCTCGACGAGACGTCCTACTACCGCTCTCTTCGGGAAGCGATGATCGAGGCGCAACCGGTCGATCAGGCCGCGATTACGGCGCTGGCCGACGCCCGCGCTGAGGCCATCAGGTCGTTCCTGGTCGATGAACAGCACATCGATCCGGCCCGCGTGCGGATCGTCGACCCGGTCGCGGTCGAGGAATCGCCTGACGATGGCTGGGTTCGCTGCCGACTGGATGTAGATGCGGGCAGCTGA
- a CDS encoding class D sortase, translated as MNERKDYYGRSVGPNAARSRASRDSLLRWAQVSTLVLGLLLVGWYLAARGHGQLASRAAIEDFRSVQAVQFEGELLEGASDPGLALSNPVDTSLWSEKRLLDYQQTLLTDSPTPVAILHVPDVGIEVPVFVGTEEWAITRGAGWIDWTAPPGGPGNAGIASHRDGFFRPLKDVEVGDSLVLETPRGSIDYRIVSLQIVEPSDVSVLDPTEESTVTLVTCYPFYFVGSAPYRFIVTAVAESEMENQG; from the coding sequence GTGAACGAGCGCAAGGACTACTACGGGAGGTCTGTCGGGCCGAATGCGGCTCGGTCGCGTGCGAGCCGGGATTCGCTGCTGAGGTGGGCACAGGTGTCCACCCTCGTTCTCGGTCTCCTCCTCGTCGGATGGTATCTGGCCGCGCGCGGGCACGGACAGCTCGCCAGCAGGGCGGCGATCGAGGACTTCCGCAGCGTGCAGGCCGTGCAATTCGAGGGTGAGCTTCTGGAAGGCGCTTCTGATCCCGGGCTCGCCTTGTCAAATCCGGTGGACACCAGCCTGTGGTCGGAGAAGCGCCTGCTCGACTACCAGCAGACGCTTCTCACCGATTCTCCGACGCCGGTGGCCATCCTGCACGTCCCGGACGTCGGCATCGAGGTGCCGGTTTTCGTCGGCACCGAGGAATGGGCGATCACGCGTGGTGCCGGCTGGATCGACTGGACCGCGCCACCGGGGGGCCCGGGTAACGCCGGGATCGCGAGTCACCGCGACGGTTTCTTTCGTCCGCTCAAGGATGTCGAAGTTGGCGACTCGCTGGTTCTCGAAACGCCGAGAGGATCGATCGACTACCGCATCGTGTCGCTGCAGATCGTCGAGCCGAGCGACGTGAGCGTGCTCGATCCAACGGAAGAATCGACCGTCACCCTGGTCACCTGTTACCCGTTCTACTTTGTTGGCAGCGCTCCGTACAGATTCATCGTAACGGCGGTGGCCGAATCCGAGATGGAGAATCAGGGATGA
- a CDS encoding DUF481 domain-containing protein, producing MKTERRTRAILRAFALLWMIVVAAAGTPLIAADNQNDWQPDPPMPKDFDWIQLTSDEWLKGELIAMYEEELEFDSDELDELTFDWEDIKEIRTAQIVQVAFLNGVIAVGQLLMEGDTVRLMDLEYPRSEVLSITAGAPRERNYWSGKVSGGVNIRTGNSEQKEVNTRATLLRRTPKDRVTVDYLGNFSQNDGKTIADNQRANGSWNRFVSDRFYLTPIYGEYYRDPFQNIDARLTAGAGVGYQIVDTADIEWNVNVGLGYQHTKFSDVVPGDPESADTPALVVSTGYDNEITDWMDYYFDYRFFIVNNESGRYTHHLITGFEFDLFKDLDFDIAWVWDRIRDPRQSADGTFPDQDDFRTIFGVGFSF from the coding sequence ATGAAAACCGAACGAAGAACGCGGGCGATACTCCGTGCGTTTGCCTTGCTGTGGATGATTGTGGTCGCGGCTGCTGGAACCCCGTTGATCGCTGCCGACAACCAGAACGACTGGCAACCGGATCCGCCGATGCCGAAAGACTTCGACTGGATTCAGCTCACCTCGGACGAGTGGCTCAAGGGCGAGCTCATCGCCATGTACGAGGAGGAGCTCGAGTTCGACAGCGACGAGCTGGACGAGCTGACCTTCGACTGGGAAGACATCAAGGAAATCCGCACCGCCCAGATCGTGCAGGTGGCTTTCCTCAACGGCGTGATCGCCGTCGGCCAGCTGCTGATGGAGGGCGACACGGTTCGCCTGATGGATCTCGAGTATCCCCGTTCGGAGGTCCTCTCGATCACTGCGGGCGCACCCAGGGAGAGAAACTACTGGTCCGGCAAAGTGAGCGGGGGCGTCAATATCCGCACCGGCAACAGCGAGCAGAAGGAGGTCAACACCAGGGCGACCCTTTTGCGCCGCACGCCCAAAGACCGTGTGACTGTCGACTATCTCGGGAACTTTTCGCAAAACGACGGGAAAACCATTGCCGATAATCAGAGGGCAAACGGCTCCTGGAATCGTTTCGTGTCCGATCGCTTCTACCTGACGCCGATATACGGGGAGTATTATCGTGACCCGTTCCAGAACATCGATGCAAGGTTGACGGCCGGTGCCGGTGTCGGGTACCAGATCGTCGACACGGCCGACATCGAATGGAACGTCAACGTGGGTCTTGGTTATCAGCACACGAAATTCAGCGATGTCGTTCCGGGCGATCCGGAATCGGCCGACACGCCGGCCCTGGTGGTCAGCACCGGGTACGACAACGAGATCACGGATTGGATGGACTATTACTTCGATTACCGGTTCTTCATCGTCAACAACGAATCCGGACGCTACACACACCATTTGATCACCGGTTTCGAGTTCGATCTCTTCAAGGACCTCGACTTCGACATCGCCTGGGTGTGGGACCGGATTCGGGATCCGCGTCAGAGTGCGGACGGCACTTTTCCCGACCAGGACGATTTCCGGACGATCTTCGGCGTGGGATTCAGCTTTTGA